A genomic region of Rhipicephalus sanguineus isolate Rsan-2018 chromosome 3, BIME_Rsan_1.4, whole genome shotgun sequence contains the following coding sequences:
- the LOC125757762 gene encoding uncharacterized protein LOC125757762, whose product MAEAADNFLEAQQQSNLLVFRDKTENGTAGKCGSTAGKSPTRCFVCDKTGHRAADCRARTRQPYCDYCHKTGHDINAYTRKQNVTKKASCILSPEEKAEVVNDIPVDKQEENMASAVNMQPKSEKHPMPALQGIIFGQAASVLRDTGSNTMVVRRSLVPDEALTGTTTALFLADGSRITVPEAKVEIFLPYFSGMCIVKCMSSPLYDIIVGNVPGSRAADDADKKWKEKLAEGNFNLNGVAETLYTKKEDHRLKASLGSMKYTRVRPDSAAISVSSLKMNMRELEIAQAEDKTLEGCKNKVGEVFYGR is encoded by the exons ATGGCCGAGGCTGCAGACAATTTTTTAGAGGCCCAACAACAGTCAAATTTGTTGGTTTTTCGCGACAAAACGGAGAACGGCACCGCAGGAAAATGCGGAAGTACAGCTGGGAAGTCTCCCACCCGATGTTTTGTCTGTGATAAAACAGGTCACAGAGCAGCAGATTGTCGTGCTCGGACGAGACAACCGTACTGTGACTACTGTCACAAAACGGGGCATGATATTAATGCATATACCAGAAAGCAGAACGTCACAAAGAAGGCTTCTTGTATCTTGTCGCCAGAGGAAAAGGCAGAAGTAGTTAATGATATACCTGTGGACAAGCAGGAAGAGAATATGGCCAGTGCGGTAAATATGCAGCCAAAGTCAGAAAAACACCCGATGCCAGCGCTGCAAGGCATTATATTCGGCCAAGCTGCTTCTGTCCTACGGGATACAGGAAGCAATACAATGGTGGTACGGCGTTCTTTGGTGCCAGATGAAGCACTGACAGGAACCACGACGGCTTTATTCTTAGCAGACGGGAGCCGGATCACTGTACCCGAGGCGAAAGTGGAGATTTTTTTGCCATATTTTTCGGGCATGTGTATCGTGAAATGCATGTCCTCCCCGCTATATGACATCATCGTTGGCAATGTGCCAGGATCTCGTGCTGCTGATGACGCTgacaagaaatggaaagaaaaactgGCTGAAGGGAACTTCAATCTGAACGGCGTAGCCGAGACCTTGTataca AAGAAAGAAGACCATCGGTTAAAGGCATCACTTGGTAGTATGAAGTACACAAGGGTCCGGCCGGACTCAGCTGCAATCAGCGTCAGCAGTTTGAAGATGAACATGAGAGAGCTCGAGATAGCCCAAGCAGAAGATAAGACTCTGGAGGGTTGTAAGAACAAAGTCGGGGAAGTTTTTTATGGCAGATGA